A stretch of the uncultured Desulfobacter sp. genome encodes the following:
- a CDS encoding ATP-binding cassette domain-containing protein — MKISNVKTPDLNIPLFEASPGQFWCILGQNRSGIDTFFSLLSPDHATPPESEICLPKDMGILSFAGQQEVFEQELKNDDSDFMDRLDPGTLARAFIHDPEKYTDMIRAFGMDYVLDQGYRQLSTGQTRKLLLLSRISSGSQWLLIQSPFDGLDKTGCGQLDLALDHCRHCAMGILAFVYDPGDIPASATHIAVIENGHISFQGSRQDILPRLIEWQGQANFSADVTDLKPAAVAVTQDGKSGEAPHSQELVRLEDGHAGYSGEPVFSHLNLCINTGDHTLVSGPNGCGKSTLLQVITGDHPACYRNRLWIFGTRRGTGESIWELKKGMGIVSTDFHRNYRVAGSVLDCVMSGIYDTIGLYQRPVPGDTKKALAWLERISLADKAHAPFRSLSYADQRLTLIARALIKLPALLVLDEPTHGLDRANRNAVLDFLGQVAAEQLSTILYVSHREDEFREFFVSHIRMGR, encoded by the coding sequence ATGAAAATTTCAAATGTAAAAACGCCTGATTTAAACATCCCTTTGTTTGAAGCCTCACCCGGCCAGTTTTGGTGCATCCTGGGTCAAAACCGGTCCGGCATTGATACTTTTTTCAGTCTGCTGTCCCCTGATCACGCAACGCCTCCGGAGTCGGAGATCTGCCTGCCCAAAGATATGGGAATTCTTTCCTTTGCCGGGCAGCAGGAGGTATTTGAACAGGAACTTAAAAATGATGATTCCGATTTCATGGACCGTCTGGATCCGGGCACCCTGGCCCGGGCCTTTATCCATGATCCGGAAAAATATACAGACATGATCCGCGCCTTTGGCATGGATTATGTTCTCGATCAGGGCTATCGGCAGCTCTCCACAGGCCAGACAAGAAAATTGCTGCTGCTGTCCAGGATTTCTTCGGGCAGTCAATGGCTGCTGATCCAATCCCCCTTTGACGGCTTGGATAAGACAGGGTGCGGGCAGCTTGATCTGGCACTGGATCATTGCAGGCACTGCGCAATGGGAATTCTGGCCTTTGTTTATGATCCCGGAGACATACCCGCCAGTGCCACCCACATTGCAGTGATTGAAAATGGGCATATCTCCTTTCAAGGATCACGACAGGATATTTTACCCAGATTGATTGAATGGCAGGGGCAGGCAAATTTTTCAGCGGACGTGACAGATTTAAAGCCTGCAGCGGTTGCTGTTACCCAAGATGGTAAATCCGGAGAGGCGCCGCATTCCCAGGAATTGGTCCGGCTTGAAGACGGCCATGCGGGATATTCAGGTGAACCGGTTTTTTCCCATCTTAACCTGTGCATAAATACAGGCGACCATACCTTGGTATCCGGTCCCAATGGCTGCGGCAAATCAACCCTTTTGCAGGTAATCACAGGCGACCATCCCGCCTGCTACCGGAACCGGTTGTGGATATTCGGCACCCGCCGGGGCACCGGAGAGTCCATCTGGGAGTTGAAAAAGGGAATGGGCATTGTCAGCACGGATTTTCATCGCAACTATCGGGTGGCAGGCAGTGTCCTGGATTGCGTGATGTCCGGTATTTATGACACCATTGGACTGTACCAGCGTCCAGTCCCTGGAGATACAAAAAAAGCCTTGGCCTGGCTGGAACGAATCAGCCTGGCAGATAAAGCGCACGCCCCTTTCCGCAGTCTTTCTTATGCAGACCAGCGGCTGACGCTCATTGCCCGGGCTTTGATTAAGCTGCCCGCTCTTCTGGTTTTGGACGAACCCACCCACGGGCTGGATCGGGCCAACCGTAATGCGGTTCTGGATTTTTTAGGTCAGGTGGCAGCAGAGCAGTTAAGTACCATTTTATACGTTAGTCACCGGGAGGATGAGTTTAGGGAGTTTTTTGTCTCCCACATTCGCATGGGACGCTAA
- a CDS encoding TRAP transporter large permease has protein sequence MITEILILSLFFLFVINTPIAVAIGTASLVAIAVQGDFSLMVVIQRMVAGTDSFHLMAVPLFMYAGTIMEKGGMSQRLIDFANALTGWLPGGLAAVSIVSAMFFAGISGSAAADAAAVGAILIPAMKRSGYPSDFSAAVQAAGGSLGVVIPPSIPMIIFGFLTGASISRLFAAGILPGLLIAISLISVATFISWKNGFAPENKFSWQRLGITAKDALLALGAPVIILGGILSGVFTATESAAVAVVYALFVSMAVYRQIRFKDLFPIFGQAGITSAIVMFIIATAYVFSWIAAIEQIPEALAGGLLSMTGNPTYLLLLINLVLLVTGVFVETTASLILLVPMITAMVPNLGIDPVQLGVIVVANLAIGMLTPPMGICLIVSSSISGQSIGAVSRRVVPFLLVLIVDLMLISFYPPLTMWLARILGP, from the coding sequence ATGATCACTGAAATTTTAATTCTGTCACTGTTTTTTCTGTTTGTGATCAACACCCCCATTGCCGTTGCCATTGGAACGGCCTCGTTGGTTGCCATTGCAGTCCAGGGAGATTTTTCCCTGATGGTGGTGATCCAGCGCATGGTGGCAGGCACCGATTCCTTTCATCTAATGGCTGTGCCGCTGTTCATGTATGCCGGAACCATCATGGAAAAGGGCGGGATGTCCCAGCGGCTTATTGACTTTGCCAATGCGCTGACAGGCTGGCTTCCCGGCGGACTGGCCGCTGTTTCCATTGTTTCTGCCATGTTTTTTGCCGGGATCTCAGGCTCGGCTGCTGCCGACGCGGCGGCCGTGGGTGCCATCCTGATTCCGGCCATGAAACGTTCGGGATATCCTTCGGACTTTTCCGCAGCGGTGCAGGCAGCCGGTGGATCACTTGGCGTGGTGATTCCGCCTTCCATCCCCATGATTATTTTCGGGTTTCTCACCGGTGCGTCGATTTCTAGACTTTTTGCCGCGGGTATCCTGCCCGGTTTGCTCATCGCAATATCCCTGATATCCGTTGCCACATTTATCTCCTGGAAAAACGGATTTGCCCCGGAAAACAAATTTTCCTGGCAACGTCTGGGCATTACGGCCAAAGATGCGCTGCTTGCCCTGGGTGCGCCGGTTATCATTTTAGGCGGCATTCTTTCAGGCGTATTTACGGCAACAGAGTCGGCAGCCGTTGCAGTTGTCTATGCCCTGTTCGTCTCCATGGCCGTATACAGGCAGATCCGATTCAAAGATCTTTTCCCGATATTCGGCCAGGCCGGCATCACTTCTGCCATTGTCATGTTTATTATTGCCACGGCCTATGTGTTTTCATGGATTGCTGCCATTGAACAAATCCCAGAGGCCCTGGCAGGCGGGCTTTTAAGTATGACGGGAAACCCAACATATCTGCTGCTTTTGATAAACCTTGTACTTCTGGTCACCGGCGTTTTCGTAGAGACCACGGCCTCCTTGATCCTGCTGGTCCCCATGATCACTGCCATGGTGCCCAACCTGGGCATAGATCCGGTTCAGCTGGGTGTGATTGTGGTGGCCAATCTTGCCATCGGCATGCTCACCCCGCCCATGGGCATCTGCCTGATTGTTTCATCAAGTATCTCCGGGCAAAGCATCGGGGCGGTGAGTCGTCGTGTTGTACCGTTTTTACTGGTACTCATTGTGGATCTTATGCTGATATCCTTTTATCCGCCATTGACCATGTGGCTGGCACGCATTCTTGGACCTTAG
- a CDS encoding TRAP transporter small permease — protein MKFLISLSRRLNDYVRSLVSIMGIIMTMIVASQVFSRYVLNHSLFWSEELARIILVWLTFFGATVAYYHGLHPGVDSVFKRLPENLKRILELISYLAGIVLFTVMVIWGSKFTWFVKLQITPALNLPKWIVMVVVPVCGIIFLIHALAGVCKTCNRSKKIP, from the coding sequence ATGAAATTTCTGATTTCTTTAAGCCGACGCCTGAACGATTATGTTCGGTCCCTGGTCAGTATCATGGGTATTATCATGACCATGATTGTTGCGTCTCAGGTGTTTTCCAGATATGTGTTGAATCACTCGTTATTCTGGTCCGAGGAACTAGCCCGGATCATCCTGGTCTGGCTGACATTCTTCGGGGCTACCGTGGCCTATTATCATGGGCTTCATCCAGGGGTAGACTCTGTTTTCAAACGCCTGCCGGAAAACCTTAAACGAATACTGGAACTGATTTCTTACCTGGCGGGCATCGTGCTTTTCACCGTGATGGTGATCTGGGGTTCAAAGTTTACCTGGTTTGTCAAACTTCAGATCACACCTGCCCTGAATCTTCCCAAATGGATTGTTATGGTCGTGGTGCCCGTATGTGGTATTATCTTTTTAATCCATGCCCTTGCAGGTGTTTGCAAAACGTGTAACAGGTCCAAAAAAATCCCATGA